The genome window TCTTCCCCGGCCGCATGCGCTACCCGGGCGCGCCGCATCCGCGCTGGTGGCAGATTGAAGAGGCCCGGGTCGACATCGGCGGCTTCCCGCCGGACCGCAGCCACTTCGCGACGATGCTGCTCATCGACCTGGTCGTCTCACACAGCGATGACTGGTTCCTGTACCCCATCGTCACCCGCGCGGGCCACGCGGTGACGCTGCACGAAGTGGTGGTGAAGGACTCCTTCGGCGAGGAGTGGACCGTCACGCCGCCAGTGGACTGGTCGCTCTTCCGGGTGGCCGGACTGGCGGAGACCTCGCTGCTCGTGTTCCCCACCGTCACCACGCCCCTGGAGGGTCCCAAGCTGGAGGACGTGGTGCTGGGCGTGGACGAGGACGCCAACCTGCTCTGGGCGGTGGAGCAGCGCGTGCATGGCCGCGACCTGCCCACGCCACCCAGGGACGCCTTCGAGCGGCGCGAGCCCGGAGACCCCGTGCTCTCCACCGAGCGCAAGCGCTACGAGTACCAGCCGAGCACGCCCGTGTATCCGCACTGGCACCCGTACACGGTGACGGAGGTGGAGGGACGGCGGCGCTTCGTCCAGGGACGACTGGCGGACCTGGCCGCTCAGCCGCCGGTGCTGATGCCCGAGCCCCAGGCGCGTGTGTTGTCGGACCCGCTCGCCCAGCCCTCGGAGCCCGCGCACCAGATCGAGCCCTCCACCGTGCCCACCCAGGGCCTGCGACTGGAGCGCCGCGCCCTGCTCGCGCGCGGCACGGATGGACGCCCGGTGTTGTGGACCCAGCGCCGCCGCCTGCCGCTCCTGTCTCCGCCCGCCTCGCACCTGCGCTTCGATGTCATGCAGGAGGCACTCACGGCGGTGTCCTGAGCCGGGAAAACCCGCTTCGTGGCGCCGGCCTGTAGGACGAGCGGGCGCCACGGAGGCGGCGCACGCTCTCGTCAGTCGCTGGTCTCCGGGGTGTTTCGCATAGAGTGCCCCCGGCGAGCGCCGATGCCGGGGAATGCGAAGGACGGGAGACGCATGGACTGCGACTGGCTCATCATCGGTTCGGGCTTCGGCGGCAGCGTCAGCGCGCTGCGGTTGACCGAGAAGGGCTACCGCGTGGTGATGCTGGAGAAGGGGCGGCGGCTGGCTGCCTCCGACTTCCCGAAGACGAACTGGAACCTGAAGCGCTGGATGTGGATGCCCCAGCTCGGCTGGCGGGGCCTGTTCCAGATGAGCTTCTTCCGCCACGTCACGGTGCTGTCCGGCGTGGGCGTGGGAGGCGGCTCGCTCGTCTACGCCAACACGCTCCCCATCCCGAAGGACGACTTCTTCCAGGCCTCCTCGTGGGGACACCTGGCCTCCTGGAAGGACGAACTGACGCCGCACTACTCCACCGCGCGCAGGATGCTCGGCGCCACCCCCAACCCGCGCGACACCGTGGCGGACCGGGTGCTGGAGCAGGTGGGGCAGGACCTGGGCCGCCCGGGCTTCGAGCCGTCCACCGTCGCCGTGTACTTCGGTGAGCCCGGCGTCACGGTGAAGGACCCGTACTTCGGCGGAGAGGGCCCCGAGCGCACCGGCTGCACGTCCTGCGGCGGCTGCATGCTCGGCTGTCGTCACGGCGCGAAGAACACGCTGGACCGCAACTACCTCTACCTCGCGGAGAAGCGCGGCCTGACGCTGCACGCGGACACGGAGGCCACGTGGGTGCGGCCCCTGCCGGACGGCGGCTACGAGGTGGAGGCGAAGAAGGGCGCGGGCCTCTTCGGACGACAGACGCTGCGCCTCACCGCGAAGAACGTCATCTTCGCTGGAGGTGTGCTGGGCTCGCTGTCGCTGCTGCTGCGGCTCAAGGAGCACAAGGACGGACTGCCCCGGCTGTCGGACCGGCTGGGCGACGGCGTGCGCACCAACTCCGAGGCGCTCATCGGCATCGTGAGCGGGCGCCCGGAGCATGACTTGTCGAAGGGCATCGCCATCGGCTCCATCCTGCACACCGACGAACGCTCGCATCTGGAGCCCGTGCGCTTCTCGGAGGGCTCCGGCTTCTTCCGCCTGCTGATGGCGCCGCAGGTGCCCGGCAAGTCGATGCTGGGGCGCATGGCGCGGCTGGTGGGCCTGCTCGCGCGCCACCCGCTGCGCTTCCTCAAGGCGTGGTTCGTCCCGGACTTCGCCAAGCGGACCTTGATTCTGCTCTACATGCGCACGCTGGAGGGCCACCTGCGCATGCGGCGCGGCCGGCTGCTGAAGAGCGGGCTGTCCACCGGCCTGCAGTCCGGTCCCGCGCCCACGTCCAACATGCCCGAGGCGTTCGACCTGGCGCGCCGCGTGGCGGACAAGCTGGACGGCTATCCGATGACGATGGTGAGCGAGACGGTGCTGGGCATCCCGACGACCGCGCACATCCTCGGCGGCTGCTGCATGGGAGACTCGGCGGCGACGGGCGTCATCGACCATCGCCACCGGCTCTTCGGCTACGAGGGACTGTACGTGGTGGACGGCTCGGCCATCTCCGCCAACCCGGGCGTCAATCCCTCGCTCACGATTACCGCGCTGGCCGAGCGCGCCATGACCTTCATTCCCCAGGCACGGACAGGGGAAGAGGAAGCGCCACGGCTCGCCCGGCTGCCGTCCTGAGCGCGTGCGCTACAGGCGGACCTGCAGCTCATAGCGGCGGTTCTTCGCCTTCTTCGCCTCGGTGTTGTCCGGCTTCACCAGGGGACGGTCGGAGCCCAGGCCCACGGCGACGATTTCACCGCGGGGGATGCCCCGGGCGACCAGCTCCTTGACGATGACCTCCGCGCGCTGCTCGCTGAGCTTCTTGTTCTTCGCCGCGTCGCCCGTCGAGTCGGTGTGACCGGAGACCTCGAACTTGTAGCTCTTCACCCCGCCGGCGGTGAGCTGCTTCTTGGCGTCGATGAGGGCGTTGGTCAGCTTCTTGAGCTTGTCCTCGCAGCCGGCGGCCAGCTCCGCGGTGCCGGTCTTGAAGCTGCACTGGTTCTTCTGTCCCTCCTCGAGGAGCTTGCTGTTGACGCGCTTCTCGACGGTGGACTTGCCCGCGTCACCCGCGGCCTTCTTGAGGTTGTCGAAGGGGCTCTGCGCGGCGGCCACACCCGGGAGGGCCAACAGCGACACGGCGATGCACAACGCCTTGAGCTTCATACGGTGAGACTCCTTGGGTTCCGCTGGAGGAGGGAACCGGGCGCAGGCTGCCCAGGGCGCGCGTCGTCGTCCAGCGTCCCGAGGCCCGACGAGCGACCCAGGCGCCGTCCGCTCGCCGGGTGGGACAACGGCGCCGTGCCCACCCGTCCCATGAAACTTGCCTCCGCGTATGGGCGGAGCAGCATGCTCCCATCGTCCTTCTCCCAGGGACGGCAGCGAGGCACGTTCAGTGGGCGGCAGCAGTCGGACGGAGCGGTGGCAGCGGTTCTTGTCGGGACACCGGGTGGGCTCGGAGCCGAAGCCCGTGGAGCCGCGGGTGGAGAAGGCGCCCGAGGCCGAGGTGTCGCAGGACGAGCGCACGCCGTACGACGTGGACTACGACCGCATCGTCTTCTCCAGCGAGTTCCGTTGCCTGCACGACAAGACGCAGGTCTTCCCGCTGTCGACGAGCGACTACACGCGCACGCGTTTGACCCACAGCATCGAGGCGTCGTGCGTGGGGCGCTCGCTGGGGCAGTTGGCGGGGTTGGGGTTGAAGGCGCAGGGGGTGAAGGTGGAGCCCTCGCACCTGGGCACCATCGTCGCGGCGGCGTGCCTGGCGCATGACATCGGCAATCCGCCCTTCGGTCATTCGGGGGAGGCGGCCATCCAGCACTGGGTATCGCAGCGGTTGGCGAAGCCGGGCGAGACGCTCGCGGGCAAGCCGAGTCCCTTCACGAAGGTGGAGGAGTGGAGGGATTTGGAGAGCTTCGAGGGCAACGCGCAGGGCTTCCGCATCCTCAACCGGCTCCAGTCGCGCGAGCGGCGAGGTGGGCTGCGCTACACCGCGGCGACGCTGGGGGCGATGAGCAAGTACCCGCGGCCGTCGGTGCTCCCGGGCGGGCGCGAGGCGAACAAGGCCCGCGTGTCGGAGAAGAAGTTCGGTTACTTCCAGGACGACCACGTGCTGGCGCTGGAGACCTACCGCGCCGCGGGCCTCCCCGAGCGCGAGGAGGGCGTCTTCTCCCGCCACCCGCTGGCCTTCCTGGTCGAGGCGGCGGACGACATCTGCTACGCGGTCATCGACCTGGAGGACTCCGCGAAGCTGGGGCTGGTGCCGACGAAGGAGGCGTGTGAGCTGCTGGACGCGGTGCTCCCTCCCGAGAAGTCGACGCGTCCTCCTCCCGCGCACCTGGAGACGCGCCTGGCGCAGGCCCGCGCGCGGGTGATTGGCGTGCTCATCCAGGCGAGCAAGCATGTGTTCCTGGAGCACGTGGAGAAGATGGAGGAGGGCGAGTGGGAGAAGCCGCTCGTCTCCGTGCGGGACGACGTGCGCGCGCCGCTCGACGCCATCAAGAAGCTGACGCGTCGCAAGGGCTACGAGAGCGAGCGCGTGCTGCAGATCGAGAGCGCGGGCTTCAAGACGCTCGGCGGCCTGTTGGACATGTTCGCGCAGGCGGTGGTGACGGACACGCCCAACCGGGAGGAGAAGAAGCTGCGGCAGTTGCTGCCCCTGGAGCTGTTCCAGCGGCCGGACAAGCCGCTGACCAGTGAGGACATCGGTGACGCGCTCGCGCGGCTGTCCATGTACCAGCGGCTCCTGTGCGTCACGGACTACATCTCCGGGATGACGGACGGCTTCGCGGTGGCGCTGTACCAGCGGCTGTCCGGCATCAAGCTGCCGACCTAGTGGCGTGTCCGGTGTCGCTCAGGCGTGCAGCCCCTCCGAGGGAGCACTCGTGCGCGCCTGCCGTCCCCGCCGCTCCATCAGTGCGAGGGAGTCGTCGATGGCCAGGATGTTCCCCGAGGGGTCCCTGAACCACGCGGACTTGAAGTCGCCCATGGTCGCGATGCCGTTCTTCGTCTGGATGCCCATCTCGGGGATGTCGTATTCCTCGAGCTTCACGCCCGCCTGGCGCAGCTCGTCCACCGTGGCCTCCACGTCCTCCACGGCGAAGGAGCACGCGGTGGCAGTGGAGCCGGATGGCGTCGAGCGCTCGTAGACGAGGAGGTAGGAATCACCGCCCACGCGGTACATGGCCGCGCCCTCCTCGGAGACCTCCTTGACCTCGTCGAACCCGAGCACCTCGCCATAGAAGCGCCGGGCCGTCTTCAGGTCCGTCACGGCCAGGGTGGGCACCGCCCTCGTTCTTCCCAGTCCCATGTGTCAATCCTCCTTCCGGGACAAGTGGGCACCGGCCGGGCGACTCGCAAGCGAGGGGCCGTCGTGGCTGCCGCCTCCTGGCTCGCGTGGATGGGCATGGGTGGCGCGGTGCGACTCCGCTAGACTCGGGGCACCGTGACGCCGATGGAACAGACACCTGCCCCCACGTGGCGGCGAGCGCTGGGGCTCGTCGCGGTGTGGAGCGTGCCGGGGACGCTGTCCGCGCTGGAGACGTACTTCTTCAGCCTGTCGTCGCCTCGGCCGATGGAGCCGTGGCGCGCGTTCCTGTCGCAGCTTCCCAGTTGGTACGTGTGGGTGCCCACCACGCCGCTGGTGTTCGCGTTGACGGAGCGGCTGCGACTGGGGCGGCCCTTGCGCGCGGGCGCCTGGGCGGGGCACGTGCTGGCGTGCCTGGGGGTGAGCGGGCTGTTCGCGCTCGTGTACACGGTGTGCCAGCGGGCCTTCGGCGCGGGAATGGGAGGTGTGTCCTTCGGGGCGATGCTGACGCGTTATGCGTTGGGTTGGTTGCCGATGATGGCGATGACGTACGTCGCGACGGTGGGGGTGGCGCAGTCGCTCGCGGCCCGGCGGCGGGAGCGTGAGCGGGAGCGTCAGGCCGCGGCGCTCGCCGTCGAGCTGGCCGAGGCCCGGCTCCAGGCGCTCCAGGTCCAGCTCCATCCGCACTTCCTGTTCAACACGCTGAACGCCATCGTCGTGCTGGTGCGCGATGGGGAGAAGGACACGGCCGCGAGGATGCTGGTGCTGCTGGGGGACATCCTGCGCCGGCTGCTCCAGCAGGGCGCGACGCAGGAGGTGTCGCTCCGGGACGAGCTGTCGGTGCTGGAGCGGTACCTGGAGATTCAGCAGCTGCGCTTCCAGGACCGGCTGCGGGTGGACTGGGATGTGGACGAGGCGTTGATGGACGCGCGCGTGCCGCACCTGGTGCTCCAGCCGTTGGTGGAGAACGCCATCCGGCACGGTGTGTCGGCCCGCACGGCGGCGGGAGTGCTGCGCATCCGGGCGCGGCGTCACGGCGAAGCGCTGGAGCTGAAGGTGGAGGATGACGGGCCTGGGTTGCCCGTGGGCTTCGATGTGGAGCGAAGCCCGGGCATCGGGCTGTCCAACACCCGGGCGCGACTGTCCCAGCTCTACGGGGTGGCGGGGCGCGTGAGCGTGGTGGCGGCGCCGGAGGGCGTGGGGACCGTGGCCACGGTGTGGCTGCCCTTCCAGCGCGAGGACGCTCCTTCAGGGCGGGGGGCCGCGCATGGCTGAGCTCAGCGTCCTCCCAATGGGCAGCCGCGGCATGGGCACGGCGCCAGAGGGCGGGGGCGCGCATCGCGGGGCCATGGTTTTCGGAGCGGAGATTCCGCGTGGCTGATCTCGCCGTCCTCCTGGTGGATGACGAGCCGCTCGCCCGGCGTGGGCTCCGGCAGGCCCTGGCGCGGCATCCGGACGTGACGGTGTGCGGCGAGTGCCGCGACGGTCGCGAGGCGGTGGACGCCATCCACGCGCTGAAGCCCGCGCTGGTGCTGCTCGACGTGCAGATGCCGGAGCTGGATGGCTTCGGGGTCATCCGCGAGGTGGGCGTGTCGCGGATGCCCGCGGTCATCTTCATCACCGCGTTCGACACCTTCGCCGTGCGCGCCTTCGACATGCACGCGGTGGACTACCTGGTGAAGCCCTTCGCGGACGAGCGCTTCGACGAGGCGCTGAACCGCGCCCGGCAACGACTGCGCCAGGGCGAGGCCGTGGAGCTGGGGCGCAAGCTCGCGGCCCTGCTCGCGGACACCGGACGCGCTCCTCCGGTGGAGGGCGACACTTCGCCACAGGACGAACACCCGAGCCGGCTGGTGGTGAAGGTGGGGGCGCGCTCGGTGCTCGTGCCGGTGTCGGACATCGACTGGATTGGCGCGGACGACTACTGCGTCACGCTGCACGTGGGCGACAAGGAACACGTGCTGCGCGAGAGCCTGGCGTCACTGGAGGCTCGACTCGACGCGGAGCGCTTCGTGCGCATCCATCGCTCGGTCATCGTCAACGTGGAGCGCATCCGCGAGCTGCATCACGACTCGGCGACGGAGCTCGTGGTGGTGCTGAGCACCGGTCAGCGCCTGCGTGTCAGCCGGAGTCGACGCGAGGAGCTGGAGCGCAGGCTCGGGCGGGCTCGCTAGGCCTCTCGTCGATACGCGGGAGGAATTTGTTCCCCCTCGAGCTTGACCCGCGTCCCGACATCCTGTTCGCCGAAGAAGATGAGCCGGATGACGTCGTTGAAGTCCCTCAATCGGATGTAGAGGACCCACGCTTCATCCAGGAGCCACCAGCCGCCCTCCGCCGTCACGAAGAAGATGGCGAAGTCGCTCGTGGCCACGGGACACGCGGTGGCTGACAGGGTCCGTTTGACGTCGGGGATGCAGAAGCCGTCGATTCCATCCGCCGCATCGCTCGCGTCGAACTTCAGGTGGCGATGGTCGAACCCGCGGAGGTCCAGCCCATCCATGAACGTCACCACGGCCTGGGCGTAGTCGTGGACCTGATAGCCCAGGCCCTCCAGCTCCGCGCCCACGGTGTCGATGGGCACCGTGCGCTGCTGGAGGACGCCGCGCTGCTGGAGGAAGTCCCGGACCTTGGGTTCGAGCACTCCCATCCATGGAGGAATGAACACCGTCTCGTCGGTCATGGCGGATGAGCCCCCGTGCCTACGTCGTCATCCTCTCACACCGGCCCCGCCCGAGGGGCGTGGTTCAGGGCTTCACCTCGGCGACCGGAGCACGCTGCTTCTCCACCGCCGTCGCGAGCGCGGACACATCCGTGGCGCTCAAGTGCATGCCGAAGACGCGAGCCACATCCAGTCGCTCTCGCGCGATGACCTCCAGCGTCTCGGAGACCTGCTGCACGTTGAAGAAGGTCCCGTCCGGGCGAGGCTGGACCAGGTCGCTCGTGTAGAGCAGCCGGTGCTCGGGAAGGGAGACGAAGAGCATCCGCTCCCCGGTCTCCGTGCGCACGGGGACCAGCTCCAACCGGTTCCTCCCGGCGCCGAGCTTCACGCGTTGACCCACGCTGACCAGAGAAGCGGCCCGAGGCGCGCGGGCGAGTGCGTCCGGCGCGAGCGTCCGAGGCGCCGTGAGCACGCCCTGCAAGAGCGGCCGGTTGAGGTCCAGCACGTGAAGCGGGATGCCGCGCGCGGCGTACTCCCGGACCCCGCCCACGTGAGGCCACGCATCGCTCGTGGACACCACCGCCTTCACCTTCACGCCAGGGAAGCGACGCTGGGCCTCCTCCAGGATTCGCGCCGAGTACCCCGAGGAGATGGGCGCCTCGATGATGACGAGCCCGTCGTCCTGCTTCACCAGCGTGACATCCCACGCGCCAGGAAGGTGCACGACGCCGGGCGCCAGCTCGACCGCGGGACGGTCGGGGCGACCCAGCGGCAGGTCATCCGCGGTCATCCGTCCCCGCGCGGCGAAGCCCTTCTTCACGTCCTCGGGGATGGCGAAGTCCTCCTCGGAGACCTTCGGGGCCAGCTCCAGCCGCGTCACGGTGAAGCTGTGGTACGCCTGTCCCTTGCGCTCGTTCTCCCAGTGGCGTGGGTAGCGCAGCCCGCCCGGCTCCAGGGACCACGCCTGGAAGAACAGCCGCGTCGTCACATCACCCCAGACGCTCCAGAAGAAGTCCGACGGGTGCGCGTCCAGCGTCTCCACCATCGTGGGCAGCCGCGTCCTCGCGTTGAGATACAGCTTCACCCTCGCGTGGCCATGGCGGAACGCCACCACGTGGTGCGGCACGTCCTGCAGTCGGGTGTCCGCCAGCGCGCGCAGCTCCGGCGCGGCCAGCGCGGTGAAGAGGATGCGCTCGGGCGCGAAGTCGAGCCGCTCGTTCATGTCCTGGAGTTGGGCCCCTCCCGCGGGACGTCGCTGGCCGCCGCGCTCCATCATCACCACGCCGTCGGACAGCACCATCGTCGCGCCCTGCCAGTCCTCGAGCCCCGGGGTGCCTCGGCCCTCGGTCTTCATCCGCAGCCGGCGCTGTCGCAGGTCGCGCACCTCGTCGACCTGCTCGTAGCTGACGAGCCACGGTGGGGCAGGGCGCTCGGACTGCTCCATCAGGTTCCAGTGTCCGATGCCCTGGATGCGCAGCGCGGAGAGGGCCTGGAGCTTCGCTTCACCCCCCATGGCCTCCAGCGAGGCCCGCAGGTGGGAATGCGCGGCGTCCTCGGCCGCGAGGGCGGAGGACGCCAGGAACAGACCGAGGAGCACGAGGAGCGGGGTGGTTCGTCTCATGCCCCCAGGATGTCGAGGCGCCCGTGGGCTCCCGGTGCCTTTGCAGCCAACGGCGAGGCGGGCGCGGCGAAGTGCGCGCCCGGAGCGGCGAGTGGTGGACCGCCGGGCTCAGTCGCCCGCGACCGCGAGCTGCCAGTCCCCGTCCTTGGCGATGCCGACGCGCAGGCCCAGGTAGCTGCCCAGCTCCTTGCGCATGCTCTCCAGGGCGGCCTTCGGGTAGACGCCGGCGAGCATCTTCACGTCCTTCTCCGTCTTGAAGCCGGTGATGTGCACGGAGGGCCAGTAATAGAGGTCTCCCTCCTGGGCGTAGGGCAGCTCCAGCACCTGGACGATGCGCGCGAGGGTGGGCTCGCCCTTCGCCTCCTCCTGCTTCCAGAACGCCACCGCGTCCTCGTCGGGGCCGAAGCTGAAGCGCACGCTCTTGCCCTTCTCGTCCACCAGCCTGCCCAGCTCCGCGTAGTCGCACGCCCGCGCGGCGGCGATGATGCGGGTGCGCATGCTCTCCACCGCGGGAGGCAGGGGCGGCTTCGGCGCGGCCTTCGTGGAGGCCTTCAACTTCGCCGCGGAGCAGTCCGTGCCACCCGAGGCCTGCGCGAGCGCCCCGGCGTCACCCGAGCCGGCGTCATTCGTGCCCGCGTCGGTCAGGTCCACCGCGCCCCCCGTGGCACCGGGAGCGACGGGAGGGGAGTCGGGGACGACAGGCTGGGTGGGCGCCACCGCCGCGGCGGGAGCCCCCGCGTCCTCCGGGCTGCTGGCGGGAGTGGCGGTGCGCTCGGTGCAGGCGACGAGCGAGGCGGCGACGCAGACGGACAGGCGGGTCAGGCGGTTCATGTCCCGGGTATGTAGTTCAGGCCGCCCGGCCCGTGTCTTCCCGGTGAGCCTCTTCTGGTGACTCGAAGACGAACGTTCATTCCCGGGCCGCGCGCGCACCGCCGGACGGCGACCGAGCGCCGGGAGCACGCACGAGTTGCTTGGGTCCGTCTCCGGACGAGGTGATACTCCCCACCCATGTGCGGCCGTGTCACCGTTCGGACCTCTCCTGATCAGCTCGTGGTGGAGCTGGGCCTCGCCGGCATTCGCATGGCGGTGGACCGCCCCCGCTTCAACCTGGCGCCCACGCAGTTGATGCCCGTGGTGCCCAATGACGGAGCGCGGATGCTGGACGCCTTCCGCTGGGGGCTCATCCCCTCGTGGGCGAAGGACGCGAGTATCGGCAACAAGCTCATCAACGCGCGCGGGGAGACGGTGGCGGAGAAGCCCAGCTTCCGCAGCGCGCTCAAGCGTCGTCGCTGCCTGGTGCTGGTGGACGGCTGGTTCGAGTGGAAGCAATCCACGAAGCCGAAGACGCCCTTCTACTTCCACCGCGCGGACGGCAAGCCCCTGGCGCTCGCGGGGCTGTGGGAGGAGTGGACGGCGCAGGACACCGGCGAGGTGCTGCGCACCTGCACCATCATCACCACCAGCCCCAACGCGTTGATGGCGCCCATCCATGACCGGATGCCCGTCATCCTGCCGCCCCCGGCCCAGGAGGTGTGGCTGCGCCCCGAGCCCCAGGAGTCTTCGGTCCTGCTGCCCCTGCTGGTGCCCGTGGCGGACGACGGCCTGGACGCCTACGAGGTGGCGCGCGTGGTCAATTCCCCCACGAACGACGTGCCGGCCTGCGTGGAGCGGGTGGCCGCGTAGCCGCGGGAAAATAAATCCCCTGTCGAAATGCGAAGGCCCCGTTCGTTCGCCTCCCTGAAGTTGAACGCATCGGAGGATTCGCGATGAAGGACCGGGGTCAGGAAGGTCTCAGCCGCCGTTTCATCCTGGGGGCCGGGGCCGCGTGTGTCGCGAGTCTTGGACTCTCTTGCCGGGGACACGCCATGAACACGAAGCCGCAGCAGGGTGGCTACGCCACCGTCGACGACCTGAAGGTCTATTTCGAGGTCCATGGAGGCCCGCTGGAGGGCGGCAAGACGCCGCTCGTCCTGCTGCACGGCGGGATGATGGCCATCGAGACGGCCTTCACCAAGGACCTGCTCCCGCGCTTCGCCCGGAGCCGCCCCGTCATCGCCATGGAGATGCAGGGGCACGGCCACACGGGAGTCAGGCCGGGGCCCATCCAGTTGGAGCGCATGGTGAAGGACGTCGTGGGCGTGCTCGCGCACCTCGGCGTGAAGCGGGCCCACCTGCTGGGCCACAGCCTGGGCGGGATGATTGCCACGGGCGTGTGCGTCCACCATCCCGAGGTCGTGGCCAGCGCCACGCTCCTGAGCGTCACGTACACGCTCGAGGGCATGCTGCCCGAGCTGGTGAAGATGCAGCGAGACCCGACGCACGTGCCCTCGCCGGAGCTGATTCCGCTCCTGCCCACCGAGGCGGACTTCGTGTCGTGGAAGGCGAACTTCGACAAGTACAACCCGGACCCGTCCAGCTTCGAGTCCGTGCTGGCCCGACTGAACACCCTGCTGACCGAGTGGAAGGGGTGGAGCCCGGCGCAGCTCAACGGCATCCGCGCGCCCGTGCTGCTCGCGCTCGGCGACAACGACTTCACCCGCCTGGAGCACGCGGCGGAGATGTACCGCCTCATCCCCGGCTCGAAGCTGGCCGTGCTGCCCAACACCACGCACATGAACATCATCGAGCGCGGTGCCTGGCTGGAGCCCATGGTCCAGGAGCTCATCTCGCGCGCGGAAGGCGCCTGAGCGGAGCAGGCCGCCCGCGCCGCGCCGTCCCTGTCGACGCGCGGCGCGAGCGTGCGGCTACCGGAGGTTCGGCGTCCCCGCGTCCGGAGTGCCCGCATCGGAGGTGCCGCCATCCGGCGGGATGTAGATGGTCGTCTTGGAGCAGCCCCCGTCGCAGAAGTCGCAGTTGAGGGGCGAGCACCCCGTCGGAACGGCGACGCAACCCTTGGGAGGAGGGCACCCGTTCGGGCCGGTGCAGGTCCCCGTGCAGATGATGGTCCCCTCACCCCCGGGAATCACGACGGGAGGCACGTTCGAGGCCGAGTGCGAGGCGGCGGGAAACTCCACGCGGACGGAGAGGGTGGAGACTCTCTTCCCATCCTCCACGCGGTTTCGCGCGTCCCCGATGGGTGTCAGCACCGCGCCCTCCAATTGCCGGGCGACGTCGGGAGGCGTGTTGTCGACGAAGGGGCACGCCGGCTGGTCCGTGGACGCGGCGGCCTCTATTCGAGACGCCACGCGGGGCTCGTCACCACAGGCCCAGAGCGCCGCCACCGCCAGGACCACCGCCACCACGACACGATGCAAGGGATTGAGAGAGGTCATGGCCCCGAGTCTGGCTGGTACGCTCCGTGCGGGCTGACGGCCGCGGGACGGATGTCCAACCCCGGACACTCAATCCAGTCCCGGACTCCAGCCCCGCGCCAATCTTCCCACCCTGCCGTTCCTCCTCTCGCGCACCCGCGCATCCCTTCGTGAGACATGGAAGGCTCGAACCGAAGGATTCCCTGACAGGCGTTCATTCCATGCCTCGCCGCGAGACAGGGCGGGCATTCCACCCAACCAAGAGGGGCATTGCATGAACGAGCAGCGAAGGTCGTCGCGTGGCTGGCGTCTGGGCTCGGTGTCCGGAGTGATGCTGGGCGCGCTGGCGTGCGGAGGTGTCGCGGAGCCCGAGGTCGCCGCCCCCGAGGCCACGGGGAGCACGGCGCTGGTGGAGCGTGTGCGGGACACGGCGGAGCTGGCCCGGATGAAGGCCTACGCCGAGTCGCTCTATGACGAGAAGGACGTGGTGCATCGCTTCACCAGTCGGGGCGGCGAGGCCATCGACTGCGTGCCGCTGTACGCGCAGCCCGCGCTGCGTCAGCCGGGCATGGAGAACCACCGCATCCAGCTGGCGCCGGGCACCGAGCCCATCGCGCGTCCGGAGCGTCCGGTGGCGCCAGGGGACTCGCTCGCGGCGAAGTGGCGCGCCGAGCCCGCGACGCTGGAGGGCCGCGCGGACGAGCTGGACGCCACGGGCGCGCGCAGGCACTGCCCGGAGGGCAGCGTGCCCATCGTCAAGCTGACGCTCGACACGCTCAAGCGCTTCGAGTCGCTGGACGACTTCCGCCGCAAGGTCCCCAACCACCTGACGGGCAACGTCTCCGTGGAGACCGGCAAGCGGCGCTCCGAGCAGGC of Myxococcus fulvus contains these proteins:
- a CDS encoding GMC oxidoreductase, whose product is MDCDWLIIGSGFGGSVSALRLTEKGYRVVMLEKGRRLAASDFPKTNWNLKRWMWMPQLGWRGLFQMSFFRHVTVLSGVGVGGGSLVYANTLPIPKDDFFQASSWGHLASWKDELTPHYSTARRMLGATPNPRDTVADRVLEQVGQDLGRPGFEPSTVAVYFGEPGVTVKDPYFGGEGPERTGCTSCGGCMLGCRHGAKNTLDRNYLYLAEKRGLTLHADTEATWVRPLPDGGYEVEAKKGAGLFGRQTLRLTAKNVIFAGGVLGSLSLLLRLKEHKDGLPRLSDRLGDGVRTNSEALIGIVSGRPEHDLSKGIAIGSILHTDERSHLEPVRFSEGSGFFRLLMAPQVPGKSMLGRMARLVGLLARHPLRFLKAWFVPDFAKRTLILLYMRTLEGHLRMRRGRLLKSGLSTGLQSGPAPTSNMPEAFDLARRVADKLDGYPMTMVSETVLGIPTTAHILGGCCMGDSAATGVIDHRHRLFGYEGLYVVDGSAISANPGVNPSLTITALAERAMTFIPQARTGEEEAPRLARLPS
- a CDS encoding OmpA family protein codes for the protein MKLKALCIAVSLLALPGVAAAQSPFDNLKKAAGDAGKSTVEKRVNSKLLEEGQKNQCSFKTGTAELAAGCEDKLKKLTNALIDAKKQLTAGGVKSYKFEVSGHTDSTGDAAKNKKLSEQRAEVIVKELVARGIPRGEIVAVGLGSDRPLVKPDNTEAKKAKNRRYELQVRL
- the dgt gene encoding dGTP triphosphohydrolase → MGSEPKPVEPRVEKAPEAEVSQDERTPYDVDYDRIVFSSEFRCLHDKTQVFPLSTSDYTRTRLTHSIEASCVGRSLGQLAGLGLKAQGVKVEPSHLGTIVAAACLAHDIGNPPFGHSGEAAIQHWVSQRLAKPGETLAGKPSPFTKVEEWRDLESFEGNAQGFRILNRLQSRERRGGLRYTAATLGAMSKYPRPSVLPGGREANKARVSEKKFGYFQDDHVLALETYRAAGLPEREEGVFSRHPLAFLVEAADDICYAVIDLEDSAKLGLVPTKEACELLDAVLPPEKSTRPPPAHLETRLAQARARVIGVLIQASKHVFLEHVEKMEEGEWEKPLVSVRDDVRAPLDAIKKLTRRKGYESERVLQIESAGFKTLGGLLDMFAQAVVTDTPNREEKKLRQLLPLELFQRPDKPLTSEDIGDALARLSMYQRLLCVTDYISGMTDGFAVALYQRLSGIKLPT
- a CDS encoding VOC family protein encodes the protein MGLGRTRAVPTLAVTDLKTARRFYGEVLGFDEVKEVSEEGAAMYRVGGDSYLLVYERSTPSGSTATACSFAVEDVEATVDELRQAGVKLEEYDIPEMGIQTKNGIATMGDFKSAWFRDPSGNILAIDDSLALMERRGRQARTSAPSEGLHA
- a CDS encoding sensor histidine kinase, translating into MEQTPAPTWRRALGLVAVWSVPGTLSALETYFFSLSSPRPMEPWRAFLSQLPSWYVWVPTTPLVFALTERLRLGRPLRAGAWAGHVLACLGVSGLFALVYTVCQRAFGAGMGGVSFGAMLTRYALGWLPMMAMTYVATVGVAQSLAARRRERERERQAAALAVELAEARLQALQVQLHPHFLFNTLNAIVVLVRDGEKDTAARMLVLLGDILRRLLQQGATQEVSLRDELSVLERYLEIQQLRFQDRLRVDWDVDEALMDARVPHLVLQPLVENAIRHGVSARTAAGVLRIRARRHGEALELKVEDDGPGLPVGFDVERSPGIGLSNTRARLSQLYGVAGRVSVVAAPEGVGTVATVWLPFQREDAPSGRGAAHG
- a CDS encoding LytR/AlgR family response regulator transcription factor; this encodes MADLAVLLVDDEPLARRGLRQALARHPDVTVCGECRDGREAVDAIHALKPALVLLDVQMPELDGFGVIREVGVSRMPAVIFITAFDTFAVRAFDMHAVDYLVKPFADERFDEALNRARQRLRQGEAVELGRKLAALLADTGRAPPVEGDTSPQDEHPSRLVVKVGARSVLVPVSDIDWIGADDYCVTLHVGDKEHVLRESLASLEARLDAERFVRIHRSVIVNVERIRELHHDSATELVVVLSTGQRLRVSRSRREELERRLGRAR